In one Magallana gigas chromosome 7, xbMagGiga1.1, whole genome shotgun sequence genomic region, the following are encoded:
- the LOC105332589 gene encoding U4/U6 small nuclear ribonucleoprotein Prp31 — MSLADELLADFEDDDVEQNVEEEAMDDIAEVDEVVPEVDYSNKESVKHIAKLRDGPDLARIMTEVKRYASQPRRDKVAGPVEADPEYQLIVEANNITVEIDNEINVIHKFTRDHYSKRFPELESLVPTPLEYIRTVQELGNNILENSKSNEVLQEILTPATIMVVSVTASTTQGSELTPEELAVVNEACKMAVDLTECKAKIFEYVESRMSFIAPNLSIIVGASIAAKLMGTAGGLTNLSKMPACNVQILGAQKRTLSGFSTAAILPHTGHVYYSEIAQKTPPDLRKKAARLVAAKCTLAARVDSFHESVDGAIGDSLRAEIEQKLDKLQEPPPVKTVKPLPAPIEQSRKKRGGRRARKMKERLGLTEVRKAANRMNFGEIEEDAYQDDLGFSLGALGKSRSGKIRGPVVDSKTKARISKTLQAKVQKQNNVWGGSTTVKRQIAGTASSVAFTPLQGLEIVNPQAAERKVQAANAKYFSSTSGFHKIKKGDT, encoded by the exons ATGTCTCTGGCGGACGAGTTGTTGGCGGACTTTGAGGACGATGATGTGGAGCAGAATGTGGAGGAGGAAGCGATGGATGACATCGCTGAGGTGGATGAAGTAGTTCCAGAGGTGGATTACTCCAACAAAGAATCCGTAAAACACATTGCAAAACTCCGGGATGGACCAGACCTGGCGCGCATTATGACAGAAGTAAAGAGATATGCCAGTCAACCGCGGCGGGACAAAG TGGCGGGTCCGGTAGAGGCTGACCCAGAGTATCAGCTGATTGTGGAGGCGAACAACATCACCGTAGAGATCGACAATGAAATAA atgTGATTCACAAGTTTACAAGAGATCACTACTCTAAGAGGTTCCCTGAACTGGAATCACTCGTTCCCACACCACTAGAGTACATTAGGACTGTACAG GAACTTGGCAACAACATCCTGGAGAACTCAAAGAGCAATGAAGTGTTACAGGAGATCTTGACCCCAGCTACCATAATGGTGGTCAGTGTCACAGCCTCCACTACACAGGG GTCAGAGCTGACCCCCGAGGAACTGGCTGTCGTTAACGAAGCATGTAAAATG GCCGTCGACCTGACGGAGTGCAAGGCTAAGATCTTTGAGTACGTAGAGTCTCGTATGTCCTTCATCGCCCCCAATCTGTCCATCATCGTGGGAGCCTCCATAGCTGCCAAACTCATGG GAACTGCTGGGGGCCTGACAAATTTATCCAAAATGCCGGCCTGTAACGTTCAAATACTTGGTGCACAGAAAAGAACCTTGTCTGGATTTTCAACAGCCGCCATTCTCCCCCACACAGGGCACGTGTATTACAGTGAAATCGCCCAGAAAACTCCGCCG GACCTGAGGAAGAAAGCGGCCCGTCTAGTGGCTGCCAAGTGTACACTGGCTGCCCGGGTGGACAGCTTCCACGAGAGCGTGGACGGAGCCATCGGTGACAGCCTAAGGGCAGAGATCGAGCAGAAACTTGACAAGCTTCAGGAACCACCCCCCGTCAAAACGGTCAAACCACTGCCAGCCCCTATTGAGCAGTCCCGGAAAAAACGAGGAGGAAGAAG ggcaagaaaaatgaaagaaagatTAGGATTAACAGAAGTTAGAAAAGCGGCCAACAGAATGAACTTTGGAGAg ATTGAGGAAGATGCTTATCAAGATGATCTGGGATTTTCTCTCGGAGCTTTAGGCAAATCGCGGTCTGGAAAAATCCGTGGGCCAGTGGTGGACTCCAAAACCAAGGCCCGAATCTCTAAGACTCTACAG GCTAAAGTTCAGAAGCAGAACAATGTTTGGGGAGGAAGTACAACAGTGAAACGACAGATTGCTGGAACAGCGTCCAGTGTGGCATTTACACCCCTACAG